ATGTGTAAAGAGAAAAGTGAGAGATTGAATCAAATTGCTCAGGGATTACATATGTGGGAATCTGAGCAAAATTATCATCTCGTTTAGTAGTTACAGTtgaaataaaggaaattaacaacaaaagaatgAATCAAATATAGAACGaatgaatttggaaaaaaaagttgtttttaGTTGGCTAAAGTGCAAGGCTTTAAGAACCAGAGAACATCCAAGCCCCTTGCTGCTTCCTTGGCTTCTCCACTCTTtctgttcttctcttcttctgcttcatcctcttttttcttcacaactTCCTGTGTACACAAAGACAGAAGAACACCCACTACTCAATTTGGTGTTGCAGAATTTGACTTAAAGGGTTAGACTTTTAGGTTTTTTAGCAGGGAAAAAGGAAAGGGTTTCATAACATACCGTAGGTTTGGTCCTCAAAGGTTTCAAAGAAGGTGTCCGGTTCTCTGAGAAGCACTGAGGAGATGGTGGATTTGTCCTGATTTGCTGCAGGAATCGTTCGTGTCCTTTGTTCTTTACAGTCTCCAGTTTTAGAGGAACAGGGATGTTCTCTGCATCATCCTTTCTCCTGAAAAAAGTCATCACAGATTCCAAAGTTTAGTACTTTTATTTACTTACCTACCTCATCAGAAGCAAATAAAATGAAAGTTAATCGAGAAGCAAAAACTTACTTGTTTCTTCGACCATCCTCTCCTCTCTTTACAGTCTCCACATTAAGTAAGACAGGAATGTTCTCTGCATCATCCACTCTCCTGCAAATCCCAATTAGAACCCCCTTAAAGTTTTAGTAACTCAATTCTATGTTGGTTTTTGCATAAACACAACTACACTGCAAGCAACATGGTAAAACTTACTTCTTTCTTCTACGGTTCTCTTTAAAGGTGCTTCCTTTAACATCCGTGGACTCTTGGAGTTTATCTTTGCTTACTTCAAGCAAtggctttctttcttttttcaattctAAGTCACGAACAGAGTAAGGCTGGTTTATTACCCCACCACTCACTTGATGATGAATCTCCTTCACTTCAGGCTTCCCAGTATCTTCTCTCTCAGTTACCCTTGTGGCTAATCTCTTCAACTCATAGCAGAAGTCTGAGATGTGCCCAAATATGTCTCTCCCTGAAAACAGATTCCTAGCTGATTGTGTGCTCTTTAATCTCGATGCTTCTTTATTCGGTTTCTTGACAGAAGTTGATTTAATTGCTGATCTCCAGGATTTGACTTGGTAGCTTGGAGGTGTGGCTAAGTTTGGGTTCTGATTTTCACTTTCTTGGGTTTTTGGAGTAGACGGTGATAAAGCATATCCCCTCCTCCTACAAGTAAATGGGATATACGAGTCAGTCAAAGACCATAGCAAAACATTGAGTTAAAAAGAGCATCTCCCTTAATTGTACCTTTGATTCTGCTCTCCAACTCCTAGAGTCTCATTCGTATCCCTCAGACTCGGATGcttcaaaaacagaaagaaacacGGGAATGTTTATTAAAGGTTAAACCTTTGGGCAGCCGAAGAAACTATAACTTCAATTATGATTCAAATCttgaaagaaaaaggagaagcaaACCTTGGAAGAAGTGGGCGTTGAGAAAAAGTCCTCAGGTCTCTTGGGGTGATTACAGTCTTGAATTTGAGATAAAAGCCAGAATTAGTAAAAAGAACCCATCAAAGTTAAACAGAAGATTAAACGAAGAAATGGGGAAAGACCAGAAAAGAGAGTGTTTTGTTGAATATTACCAGGTTTGCAGAACCAAGCATCGTCGTCAACAGTGTCTAAATGGCTTGGAGCCAAGAAATCGAACCACTTAGGCGCTCTGATGTGTTCGTAGAAGACGTCTTCAACAAAAAGAGAATCGATTCGCTTCCAATCGATCTGAGCAGGCTCCATTAGAGAAatacagagatagagagagagtcacagagagaagagaaaagagttcttggatggagagaaaaagaaggaggaagaagaatgtAACCGTTGGAGTGAACGTTACAGAGCCAGTATGTGCGCAcgtggctctctctctctctcttgttacCGTTGCAGCTTTATTTATTCACACCTCTCGTCCATTGGGGTTTCTATTTCTTTAACATTTAATACAATCCCAAAAGCCACGCCACGTGGAAAAAGTACGAGACGTGGGGATCGTTGTGTTAATGTTATGGGCTTATGTGGGCTTTACTTTTACCCCGAACAGGCCATAATATCGGGTCGAATTTGCGAGTTATCCGCTCCAACAAACTTGAAATCTGGTCGGGTCGGGTCTTCTAGCAAGCTTCTCGGGTAAGCCTCCCTCCACTGAAACTTGAAATCTCAACGCGCGAAAATTCCGAAATTATAGAGGGAAAGAGACCCGCGATAATCTTAAAAACAATTTGGATACTCTCTAATTCCAAGATTAGTCTTCTGGGTTTTTTCACATCTCccgaatcaatcaatcaaaagcTTCTGGGTCgttttatatttcaaatgtaAGTTTacacttcttcctttttctccaaTGTTTATAGATCCAATTGATTTGTAGAAGAACTGATTCGATTCGAGATCAGAGTTGTAAGGAGATTGAAAACCCCTAATTTTCTGGGGCTTTGTTGCTGATCCATTTTTGCATTTTCTGATTTACAGTTTTGAAAATGGGAGATGAAACAGTTGATGGTATTGAAGCCAAGTACATAACTGGTCTCAGTACCATAATGGTTGCTACAATCCAAGAAACCAAAGATCGAATCTCTCAGATCGAGTACATTTTTTGTAGCCAGTTGTTCCCAAATATACAATCTAGATCCAAAGCTTTGGAAAAAGTTTACTCAGAGGCTCGACTTGGTGCTTGTGATGcgtggaaagagagagagaaatctcTGTTATCTCAGGTTCAGGAGCTTAAGGTTGAGAATCAACTGATTAAGTCTGAGAATCTTGATTTGATCAAGGATAAGGAGAAGCTAGCTGAACAACTTGATGAAACTGCTACTATGCCTCTTAGATTGACGAGTTTACAAGACTACATTGAttatttgaaaaagaagaacaagagtaGATCTAAGGAAGTTAATGATGCTAGAGATTTGTATTGTGGGTTAGTTCAGTTGTTACAGGTTAAAGGTTCGGATGAGCTTAGTGAAGATGGGATAAATATGATTCTTTCTGAAGTGAAGAGCTTAAAGGTGAAGGCTGAGGATGTTTCGAAGAAGACATTGGTGACTGAGAATCTTCTGAAGAAAATGGAGTATCTGTCTGCAGAAGTAGCAGACAGTGCGAGGAAGTTAAGCTGcgttgaagaagagaaacaaaggtTGACAACNAGCTTCTCGGGTAAGCCTCCCTCCACTGAAACTTGAAATCTCAACGCGCGAAAATTCCGAAATTATAGAGGGAAAGAGACCCGCGATAATCTTAAAAACAATTTGGATACTCTCTAATTCCAAGATTAGTCTTCTGGGTTTTTTCACATCTCccgaatcaatcaatcaaaagcTTCTGGGTCgttttatatttcaaatgtaAGTTTacacttcttcctttttctccaaTGTTTATAGATCCAATTGATTTGTAGAAGAACTGATTCGATTCGAGATCAGAGTTGTAAGGAGATTGAAAACCCCTAATTTTCTGGGGCTTTGTTGCTGATCCATTTTTGCATTTTCTGATTTACAGTTTTGAAAATGGGAGATGAAACAGTTGATGGTATTGAAGCCAAGTACATAACTGGTCTCAGTACCATAATGGTTGCTACAATCCAAGAAACCAAAGATCGAATCTCTCAGATCGAGTACATTTTTTGTAGCCAGTTGTTCCCAAATATACAATCTAGATCCAAAGCTTTGGAAAAAGTTTACTCAGAGGCTCGACTTGGTGCTTGTGATGcgtggaaagagagagagaaatctcTGTTATCTCAGGTTCAGGAGCTTAAGGTTGAGAATCAACTGATTAAGTCTGAGAATCTTGATTTGATCAAGGATAAGGAGAAGCTAGCTGAACAACTTGATGAAACTGCTACTATGCCTCTTAGATTGACGAGTTTACAAGACTACATTGAttatttgaaaaagaagaacaagagtaGATCTAAGGAAGTTAATGATGCTAGAGATTTGTATTGTGGGTTACTTCAGTTGTTACAGGTTAAAGGTTCGGATGAGCTTAGTGAAGATGGGATAAATATGATTCTTTCTGAAGTGAAGAGCTTAAAGGTGAAGGCTGAGGATGTTTCGAAGAAGACATTGGTGACTGAGAATCTTCTGAAGAAAATGGAGTATCTGTCTGCAGAAGTAGCAGACAGTGCGAGGAAGTTAAGCTGcgttgaagaagagaaacaaaggtTGACAACTAGGTCGCAGGTGTTTGAGGAGAATGTTGGTAGACTTGAAGAGCTACTTAGGCAGAAGAGCGACGAGCTTGAGGAAGGGAAGACGGCTCTTGAGGTTTTGCAGGGTAGACTCAACTTGACAGAGAGGGAATTGTTGGAGTGTAAACAGAAGATTGCAGATcatgagaaagaaaagagagtggTTATGGGTAAAGCAAAAGACGATATGCCTATGAAGCAGGTCAGACACGGAAGCTACTTGGCTGCTGACTTGGAAGCTTTACGTTGCCGGAGTGAGAAGAAATCATCTGAGTTAGctatagagagaaagaaaagaaaagagctcCATAGTTCTTTCAAAAAGCTGAAAGACCAGTATGGTTATCTCTGCGAAAGGTATGGTCTTGCTGCTGACAGTGTTTTTCACCAAAGCAGCCTTGACGATGAGTATAACCAAATGGGACAACATGAGAAATCAGCCATCCCGAGTTGTAAGTATTTGGCAGTCTCTGACTCTCCTAATTACACCTCTTGTGTTCAATTAATTGCTTTAATCGGTCATGATGCTTCAACTGACTGCTTCTTGTGCCATTAGTAAAATCATCATCcacttttttgttatatttttttattacaggTCTTGAAAGGAAACACTCAGAAACTACTGAAGTAGCGGAAAAAGTGAGAATTGGTACTGGCACGAGTGGCAGCAACTGTGGGAAAGAGAGTATAATCAAAACAGTGCAGACACCTACCACTACAAAATCTCCAATGGTGCAGTCACCTGGTGTTAGAAGTGGCCTTTCCGCTACAAAATCTCCACAGCTAAGCGGATTAAAGCGTTCAGCTTCCATTTGGAGAGACACAAGGTCTCGGCAATCTCCTGGAGGCAATGATCCTCATGATGATTTTCTAGATACTCCCATTGAGAATGTCAAAAGGAGCGCTGTGGAAGAAAAACATGTTCGCGATGTTGCTAAGAAAGAAGATTCAGACGACGAGACACAGGACATGAATCCTAAACCAAGTCCATCAAGGCAGCGAATTCAAGTTGCAGAAACGagtaaaaaaagtttcaaacatGTGGAGTCAGTGAGGAAAAAAGCTGAGAGGGAGAATTTGAAAGGGGTAGAGTGTAAACAATGCAAGAAATTCTATGATGCTGTTCATCCTGAGAATGATGGAAATAGTAACAAAAGCTTGAGATGTGAGCACCATGAAGGCGTGTCGAGGCACCGTTATAGATACGCTCCTCCAATGACTCCTGAAGGATTTTGGAACATCGGGTTTGAATCCGAAATGTgattttgtatatgtttggtTCTTTGGATAGGTAGACACGACAATGAAAGTTATTTAAGatgatttatttaattcaactatactttgtttttctatttttatctttagattATAATGTATCAATCAATTAAACTCTAACAGATGAAAATAAACAGCTATGAAACTTTCGGGCCctttactataaatataagaaaCCATATGTACccaattgaaaaagaaaaagaaataatggACTCATGTACGTGTATATATTAAGATTATTAGGCGCACAACAATCGAACTTCATCTTTTtccgattcaatctcctccgatCGTTGGCCTCCCGCTTCCGTTTTGTCCGACGACTTTTGACCAGGAAATCGGCGCAGGTGATAAGATCGCTAATCTGTTTTCcgtttgattcgttttttttttttttttctgttctctGAATCAATTGTTTCTATAGATCTTAATTTTAGTTCGTTTGTTTCCGAGTCGATTGATTCGTTGTAACCTAGGTTCTTCGTGcaattttttcctttgttgttcttaGTGGATTCTggattttttgttggttaattTCTGAAGCTTGGTGGTGTTCTTAGatttctagatttgtttttttcccacTTTATCTTTGATATCCCTtttttagaatttgattttattgaatcCTATCAGACGAATTTGTGTGCGATTGTATTTTCTTATATGGATATCTTAAGAATTTGAAGGAAGCTTAATTAGGTTGTGTTGGATTCTAAATAGTTTGACAGCTTATCTGTTCAGCAGAAACTTCGATACAAGTATTTGCACTTGGTTTGTTGGCAATGGAGAAAGGAGCACCTCCTAGCATCTTTGTGAATGATGGGTCGTTCATGGAAAGATTCAGACAGCTTCAACAggagaaagataaagagaaagataagGTTGTATCTGTAGAGGATTCTAAGCCGGTGAAGATAATAACTGGGGTTTCAAATCCCAAACCTTCTGCTAGTAAAATTTCCATTGGATTAAAGACCAATGATGCCCAGAAGAAAGGTGGGAAGCTTGCTTTCAGCTTGAAGCAAAAGTCTAAGCTTCTTGCACCTCCTATAAAGCTTAGTACAGAAGAcgatgaggatgaggaggatGCTAAAAATGATCAAGGCTTTGGATATGCCAAGCGTCAAAAGTTAGAGCAGGGAGTCACGCCCGTAAAGTCAACAAAAGTACCTGATGTTGGTAATGGCTGTTTATTTAGATATCTTTGTTTGAGTGTTCTTTGTGGATGTCTCTGTGGTGATTCTAGTTTATCTTGCTTTTTTATGGGTCCATATCCTCATAAGCCATTCTCTATTCCATTTAGTAAGTGTTCCATGAGGGTTAAGATCAGTTATGCCATATGATCTCAAGAGTCCCGAGTTTCCTGTCTGTTGTATGTCTCTATTGATGAATCTGTGTGTCTTAAATGACACGATGAAAGCCTAGGAGTCCTACGTTGTCAATAGTCCCAAGTTCCTGTCAGTATATGTCTTTATTGATTGAGCTACGTTTTTCTCCTGGAATGGAAAGGACAAAACAGTCTGGAAATTTAATTGTCTACTTAAATGCAGTGTCTTCCTTAACCAACAATCCAATTGCTGGAATGATTTGGCATATCTCCCACGCCTGCTACAAGAGTGATTTGCATTCGTTGTTCATGGACTCGGTATTAATCAGTTTTATAAGTGATATGCAGCACCACCTCCACCCAGTGATCCTACTGTGAAGAAAGTTGCTGATAAACTAGCAAGCTTTGTTGCTAAGCATGGAAGACCATTTGAACATATTACACGGCAAAAGAATCCAGGGGAGACACCATTTAAGTATGTATTTCATTGCTTTTGGAGCATCTACAGTTTATAGTTTCtggtttctctcttttatacACATACTACATAGGTATTTGCTTTTTCTTGGTTGTGTTTGTTGACCTTATGTATCTTGTGTCCTGTTTCCCAAACAGATTTCTTTTTGACGAGGACTGTGCGGACTACAAGTACTATGTATTCAGGCTGTCGGAAGAGGAAAAATCAATTTCACAAACCAAGGATTCTGGTGTACTTCACAGTAGTAAGTATTAGATACCTGTATTTCTATAGAACAAAAACCGTGCAACTGATTTTCGCTGTTCTATTTATCCATATATCTATTTCAGAACATGTTTTAGCTAAGCATGTGCAGAGAATATTTGactcatttctttttttccgattttttttaatcctacaatataatttatgtgttaTGTAGTGTGAGATTATGTGAGGCTGCTCTTCCTGCTACCATATCTTACTGTATTCTTAGTGCCAATTTCCTTCGTTTTATCTTTCCAGGTGATGCAGGCCCGCGAATGTCCACAGCAGCAATCACTTTGCAAAAGCCAGCTCATCAACAAACAGGTTATCAGATCCCTGCCTCAGCCCTCTATGATGCTCCTGAGGAACCTGGAGCTTCTTCTAGATATTCCCAGACAGCAATCACAAGACCCAGCAACAGTATGTTCACTCGCTTTTATTGGCCTAGGTTCCCCTCCTATCACTGGTATCTAGCTTTGATTGTGGGTAAAATGTGTTTGATCTGCAGGTGACTCCTCTAGTGGGCGGAGGGGTGCAGACCCTATATCAATGATGGAGTTTTACATGAAGAAGGCTGCccaagaagaaaagatgagaCGTCCTAGGCAGTCGAAAGATGAAATGCCCCCGCCAGCTTCACTTCAAGGCCCATCTGGTGAGAATGAATCCTATTGTTATTTCTTCTTTTAGACAGCTGTGATGTCTTATTTTGTGGAACCACGTTTGTTCTCAGCAACTCCCTCCACAGATCCGGGAAAGAGAGGTCATCACATGGGTGACTATATCCCTGACGAGGAGTTAGATAAGTTCCTTGCAAAGTGTAACGATGCAGCTGCACAAAAAGCCACAAAGGAGGCTGCTGAGAAGGCCAAGATCCAAGCAGATAATGTTGGACATAGGCTCTTGTCAAAGATGGGTTGGAAAGAAGGTGCTTACTTGCCTCACTTTATCTGTAAACTTGTGACCTTGTTACTTTCTGTATCTTGTGCCTCTATGGAGACAAGGAGCTTAGAAAATTGGAGGAGTGGATTACAGGTGAAGGTATAGGAAGCTCCAGAAAGGGGATGGCAGACCCTATAATGGCAGGAGATGTAAAGACAAACAACTTGGGAGTTGGGGCTTCTGCTCCAGGAGAAGTTATGCCTGAGGATGATATATACGAGCAGTACAAGAAGCGGATGATGCTGGGTTACAAACACAGACCCAATCCATTGGTACGTGTGCTATCTTTAGCTCCTTTCGTTTTGTAATAGCACATCTTTTTTACTCACCTTGCGTCTATTGCTCTACAGGGAAATCCCAGGAAGGCGTATTACTAAAGATCAGTCCGCATGCTGTGCACAATTATTACCTTTCTCTCATCTCAGCNAAAGTGTAACGATGCAGCTGCACAAAAAGCCACAAAGGAGGCTGCTGAGAAGGCCAAGATCCAAGCAGATAATGTTGGACATAGGCTCTTGTCAAAGATGGGTTGGAAAGAAGGTGCTTACTTGCCTCACTTTATCTGTAAACTTGTGCCCTTGTTACTTTCTGTATCTTGTGCCTCTATGGAGACAAGGAGCTTAGAAAATTGGAGGAGTGGATTACAGGTGAAGGTATAGGAAGCTCCAGAAAGGGGATGGCAGACCCTATAATGGCAGGAGATGTAAAGACAAACAACTTGGGAGTTGGGGCTTCTGCTCCAGGAGAAGTTATGCCTGAGGATGATATATACGAGCAGTACAAGAAGCGGATGATGCTGGGTTACAAACACAGACCCAATCCATTGGTACGTGTGCTATCTTTAGCTCCTTTCGTTTTGTAATAGCACATCTTTTTTACTCACCTTGCGTCTATTGCTCTACAGGGAAATCCCAGGAAGGCGTATTACTAAAGATCAGTCCGCATGCTGTGCACAATTATTACCTTTCTCTCATCTCAGCACCGGCTGAGCTTTGCTTTTCTATTATAAAGAATGTTCAAGTTTTTTGGATTGCTGATAAATTGAAGTGTTGGTATGGATTGAATTTGCCTTTCCTCTGTgcaaatatatatctttgacaGAAATTTCAGTTGCTATACAGTACCATGGATTTATTATTGGAAACGACTAAGATTTTTAATCGATTGtcataactttattaatgttttgGAAGCCTAATACACAAAACAGCGTGTTTATTAGATTGAAAggtaatataaaaaagaaaaggaagatatGTCCTTTCTAGTTAATGACATCGCAGGGTGGGAAATTAGCAGAGCATCTCTGAGGAAGCTGAAGAGCCATGGAGCGGCAATGCCAGAGAGTGGAGGTCCATTGGCAAGAAGGCAAAGACAAGAACGACCAAGTGTGACAACGGCAGAGCAACATGTTTCGGTCGGTGGGATCGGGCTGAAAGGAGCTACGGCTGCTCTACATGGTATCAGCTGCACCAGAGCAGAGAAGAATGTTCGGCTGCATCCTCCCACTTCTTCCTCAGGCAACATTGGTGGTGGAGGTGGTTGCTGCAGGTCCTCTTGCTGTGCTGTGACTATGGTAAGAACGGTTATGGTCATGAGCAGTGCCATtgctaacccaactctcatagCTTTCATCATCATGTAAACACTGATGGTAGTGAGATGACGCAACAAAGAGATCATGCTTCTTTATATACATGCTATTAAAAGGTGTGCATGTCATGCCGTTTCACACCTCTCTCCTACCTCACAACCAAAATAGCTTCACAATTACTCCGTGTGTTTCCCACTCTTTAGACCTTCAATATTCGATCAAGTTCACAAATCTTACAACATCCATGTGTAAAAATGATGACTACTTTACTTTCATTAGTTTATtactataaatttataatatgacAAATATGATATGTTTATGTGACTTTGATGTTTCAGGCTCACATTGTGCAACATTTACTAGCACATGGCTGAAAAGTTAGAAACGCGTATTATAGATAGCTCATAAATTCAcatattaaataatcaaatgatTTGGAAGAAATTTACGATTGAGCATCTATATCATAATGCTCAAGTGCATCAGGATTGTTACAGTATTGTTGTCGTGAACCCAATATTGCCATTTTTGCTCTGTATGTAGATTTTTTGTATTCCTTGACAATCTGAGTGATTTGAGAAATGGGTTCGGCTAtacaagacaagaaaaaaaaaaaatagttacattcgtattcatataattaacaaatagAGAAAAAACCCGATTACCGAAGAACATCAAAACTTACGTGGTTTAAAAAACTTTTGGAGCAACTGAATGAGGTTTGAATTTATGAGATCTCCAGGCGAGGATGGAACAGAGCAGTGAAAGGCTTTTCCCCGTACCAGTTGGAGACTCTAGCAGACCATGAGACTAACTATCTTTAAGAGCAGATTCAAGAGTAGAGATTACATGTTCCATCATAAAGAGCTGGTTCTGGTAGGCTTCATAAGGGAAGCTTATATCAACCTCTCTGATTTTGTAAATGTTGTTGTGGTTGAATCCAttctaaattaacaaaaacaaacccatcaaatcaaacaaagctttaaataacaaaactaagaggctgttattggagagatgatttctaaatccatatgaaattgtaaattctaaaaatcaaaagacatggattttgaaataacatgttttatccttggatttgaattcttctattttacactttcaaatccattcaaatccatttaaaggggtttattggttctatgattttaatggatttggaaatccaaacaaaaaccatgtgttattcaatcattgattttaaaatacttatcataattatgtgttattggttatatgatttacaaatacttattaaaatctcatgttattcatttaataatttgttttttgaatttcaaaatccacattatgttttaaatggatttgatagtgtaaaatagaatgattcaaatccaaggataaaacatgttatttcaaaatccatgtgttttgatttttaaaatttacaatttcatatggatttagaaatcatctcTCTAATAACagaacataatgtggattttgaaatcaaaaaaaaaatcattaaatgaataacagaggattttaacaagtatttgtaaatcatagaaccaataacacatacttttgataagtattttaaaatcaatgattgaataacacatgatttttgtttgaatttccaaatccattaaattcatagaaccaataaccccctatTAATCAGAGATTACATATTATggttatataaattttagttactTTCTAATTACGAAACACATATCATGTGTGTCAATTATGTTCAGTTTTTGCTATAAACATTTGAAATCATAGTTGTTGaaagaaaattgtatttaaTTTGAGTCTAGAATATATCAATGCATAACTCATTTCAAACAAGTTTTTTCATATTAATAGACCCAAAAGcatgccaattttttttttgtacaaagcCGACTGATTCTTATGTTCTCTtgattctttaaaaatttctatCAATTTATGTCACAAAAATTTAGTATCAATTCATGATACTTTAACATTAacattcttttttcaaaaaatcacCATTTTTCAATTTAGAAATGataaataattgttattattttaattgtataCAATATATTATAACTTTAGATAATATGTACAAATCCTTCTTGTTTTTAATTGGTATCATGATACTTTAACATTAACACTAACAACaatattctcaaatttttaaaagttttaaagtatatatttctttagaaataaattatactttttatttagagtaaaaaccttttaaatttggtatttattgtttcaaagaataaattattgttttattctaCTATAATAATTGGAACTCttaaaaatgaattttgtaCCATCAGATATAtgataagtttatttttttcttacttttagtCATTTAAAGATATTTGCAAATGATATGTTAAGATATATTTGTCTAATTTTACATTTACTATTCACATTTTATGGTTAGTGTTTAACTGTGATCTGCTTAAAttcagatgattttttttttttttttacattctttgcaataaattatgtatttttccaGCTTATGCATCTTTTCAACTTAAATACTCTTTCCAGCTTTAAAAAAAGCTCATACATTGTtcgttttcaaaaaaaaaaaaaatcagttctcTCTACCATTAAGGTTCGACATCAGTTTCTTTAGTGTCGGTCTTCAactttgtttcttatattattcCATAGATATATTTAGATTTgtactaataatttttaaagttatgaTTGACATGCTCTAAAAATCTTCGGAAGACAGTTTTCAAACTCATTTCAagcaataattttgttttttacgaACTAAAGTTATGCTAAAAACATTTTGGAGTTGTACCTATAGGCTACTAGCctataaatcaaaatataatatatggttATTCTTCACTTTTCATCGAAgtaataattttctataaatcaaaatataatatatggttATTCATTTGCATGTTGAAAATTAGtaatagttaaaataaaatcaacttAAATACTCTTTCCAGCTTTAAAAAAAGCTCATACATTGTtcgttttcaaaaa
The sequence above is drawn from the Camelina sativa cultivar DH55 chromosome 4, Cs, whole genome shotgun sequence genome and encodes:
- the LOC104781051 gene encoding uncharacterized protein LOC104781051, translating into MEPAQIDWKRIDSLFVEDVFYEHIRAPKWFDFLAPSHLDTVDDDAWFCKPDCNHPKRPEDFFSTPTSSKHPSLRDTNETLGVGEQNQRRRGYALSPSTPKTQESENQNPNLATPPSYQVKSWRSAIKSTSVKKPNKEASRLKSTQSARNLFSGRDIFGHISDFCYELKRLATRVTEREDTGKPEVKEIHHQVSGGVINQPYSVRDLELKKERKPLLEVSKDKLQESTDVKGSTFKENRRRKKRVDDAENIPVLLNVETVKRGEDGRRNKRKDDAENIPVPLKLETVKNKGHERFLQQIRTNPPSPQCFSENRTPSLKPLRTKPTEVVKKKEDEAEEEKNRKSGEAKEAARGLDVLWFLKPCTLAN
- the LOC104781052 gene encoding protein gamma response 1-like isoform X2; this encodes MGDETVDGIEAKYITGLSTIMVATIQETKDRISQIEYIFCSQLFPNIQSRSKALEKVYSEARLGACDAWKEREKSLLSQVQELKVENQLIKSENLDLIKDKEKLAEQLDETATMPLRLTSLQDYIDYLKKKNKSRSKEVNDARDLYCGLVQLLQVKGSDELSEDGINMILSEVKSLKVKAEDVSKKTLVTENLLKKMEYLSAEVADSARKLSCVEEEKQRLTTRSQVFEENVGRLEELLRQKSDELEEGKTALEVLQGRLNLTERELLECKQKIADHEKEKRVVMGKAKDDMPMKQVRHGSYLAADLEALRCRSEKKSSELAIERKKRKELHSSFKKLKDQYGYLCERYGLAADSVFHQSSLDDEYNQMGQHEKSAIPSCLERKHSETTEVAEKVRIGTGTSGSNCGKESIIKTVQTPTTTKSPMVQSPGVRSGLSATKSPQLSGLKRSASIWRDTRSRQSPGGNDPHDDFLDTPIENVKRSAVEEKHVRDVAKKEDSDDETQDMNPKPSPSRQRIQVAETSKKSFKHVESVRKKAERENLKGVECKQCKKFYDAVHPENDGNSNKSLRCEHHEGVSRHRYRYAPPMTPEGFWNIGFESEM
- the LOC104781052 gene encoding protein gamma response 1-like isoform X1, whose product is MGDETVDGIEAKYITGLSTIMVATIQETKDRISQIEYIFCSQLFPNIQSRSKALEKVYSEARLGACDAWKEREKSLLSQVQELKVENQLIKSENLDLIKDKEKLAEQLDETATMPLRLTSLQDYIDYLKKKNKSRSKEVNDARDLYCGLLQLLQVKGSDELSEDGINMILSEVKSLKVKAEDVSKKTLVTENLLKKMEYLSAEVADSARKLSCVEEEKQRLTTRSQVFEENVGRLEELLRQKSDELEEGKTALEVLQGRLNLTERELLECKQKIADHEKEKRVVMGKAKDDMPMKQVRHGSYLAADLEALRCRSEKKSSELAIERKKRKELHSSFKKLKDQYGYLCERYGLAADSVFHQSSLDDEYNQMGQHEKSAIPSCLERKHSETTEVAEKVRIGTGTSGSNCGKESIIKTVQTPTTTKSPMVQSPGVRSGLSATKSPQLSGLKRSASIWRDTRSRQSPGGNDPHDDFLDTPIENVKRSAVEEKHVRDVAKKEDSDDETQDMNPKPSPSRQRIQVAETSKKSFKHVESVRKKAERENLKGVECKQCKKFYDAVHPENDGNSNKSLRCEHHEGVSRHRYRYAPPMTPEGFWNIGFESEM